The DNA region TGCTGACACCCTAGGCGTGCTTACAACCAAAGACGATATAGatctctcctttctctttgtGGGTAAGGACACCATTACAGGAGCTTTCACCTTTTTCCGTTTCAGAGGAAATATTTTGGCTCTCAAGTCTTGCAAATTGTGGTCAGGCCTAAAACCATGGATAAAAAGTAGCTCCTTTTACATAGATTCTACAAATCTTCCATCAATAATACATAACGagtaagaaaaaggaaagtacAAATGAGATCCTATAAATATCCTATTTTAAATTCTCCTACAACATTTCTTAAATGAATTTTCTAAAGGGGATACAATTCATCTCACCAACAAAGTCTATGAAAAGGAGAAATAAGGAGCAAATCAAATTGATGACtgctaaaaaaaaactaaacagagTTTTGATGAGCTGAAACACAGAACAAGATTAGCTTTACCTCAGCTTCTCCAACGGGGTGCCACCGAGGTCAATATTGCATATAGGACAACTCTCTATCTCATCCTCTGTGATTTTCTCATAGATGCATTTCCTACAAACTGCAATAGGAAATTAAACCTTACAAGTTAGTTCATTACAGTAGAGATACGCAACTAATTAAGAACATGATTTGTATTAAATGTGACCAAAAATCATGAATTGATATAAGAAACACATAATTTGTGAGATACATTCATAGCCTATGACTCCCCTCCACCACATCCACTAGGGATAAACTAACAAGTATGCCCCCTACATAATCAACTATCACATCACATAGTATTATCATATATCCGCCCCAAACATGTCTCACGTGCATCACGAAACTGAGCTCATGTATGCCATCTAAGATACGTATCCCCAGAGACCAAATGCTGAATCCAAGTAACAATATAAAGCCAAATTgaagaaagatggagaaattgaAGCAAACAGAATTGcctattaattctttttttggtcaacaaaagaaACTATTCATTGACTCGACgacgagaggaagaagaagaagaagaagaaagagagagatatttaACTAAACTGAGAGCTATAAAGATTCCAAATTGAGAAGAATTAAAGCAAATGTGAGCGAAATTCGAAACATTGAGGTGGGTAAACTGACTGACATGTGTGAAGGCACTCAGAAATAGTGGTGGCGTCACGGAGGATATTGTCGCAGAGAGGGCAGCTCAGGCATGCCCTCATCGTCTCCGTCTTCACCTTACTCACCATCTCTTTCTATCTATTGGGGCTCAATCAATCACTCGCACGTTTCCTTCCCCCCCCCAGAGCTGCATGTTGACGAAAAGCGAAGATGTGTTCGtctatctctctctcgttcGGTCGCTGGTGATGATCTGCGCAATTAATGATAtggtaagagagagagattggagaATTTGACGTACGATTcggacaaagaagagaagaagaggccgtcgtcgtcgtcgtctattaaaaaattttagagaAGAGAGATGTGACACTTTATTTTATTGGAACaagggttttgtttgtgtgtgttctgTCTATCTATAGCTCCTCCCTCTCTCTCGTCGACAATAAAACGAGTGCTCGAAGacgttctcttctttttttttctcctttttctttgtgttaTTTATTGGAAACTAGGtcaaaatattgttatttttgtgtcttttttctGGTTAATCTAATTTGgaaagtataattttttaaaaatgttaaatgacatattttatttatttatttgggtgAGAAGTTCTTATCTATTAGTATGTATTATCCATGTTTTGAAAATGGTGGTaacattttgtattttaagATATTCCTtatgagaaaaaagagaaagaataaaGTATTCCAGCGTGGGTATGATGAATCTGGCGTACATCTAATGAGTGTAACATGCGAATCAGCGGCCAAAATATATGTGAGGACGAGATATCTCTAGGTTATAACGTCGCGTATGACAGGATGAGGGTCTTTTCTAATGAGTCTCTTGCATAGTTTATGTACTCAATTGACGCGTCAATGAAGTGTAAGGGTATATCAATATTCACACCACGATTTCTAGTAGCATAGACTATAGAGTAATggaaagattttttaaagaaacagaggacATATATACGAGATTGCATTTTCGTATGTGGCATCCTAATTTGATTAATCTAACCTCAATACAATCAGTCTAACATTCTGTTTCGACCCTAATAAAGTAAACATTCTATACACCCAtacattatcatatcatatcctTCGATTATAAtatcagaaaataaaacataaacataccGTTCTTCATGTTGCACTGATCCCTCATACTAAATCCTCTTTCCATTATTTTTTCACTCTTGAACCAGTCTTTATTGTGCTAGAAACCGACTTTAATGTACACCCAGTGTTATGAGACTCGTTCAGATGTCTGTCTCCtataatatatactagatgAATACCCGCGCCATGCGCGGGCTTCTAGCTTACcgttttttaaacaattttgctactaatttgttttttatgtagAGTTTATCTACTTTTTAATTgtggaaatcttgaaaaatataattttgattttgatttttttttaatatttcaactagtttttttcattttgcaattgaattattagatacatgaatagacaactttgttttgagagcttaaacattttacaattcttgtctaaaacttctaaaaaaaaatttcaaatgaaagcttgatctaaggttgcatattttgtaacaaaatttttttagCTTCTCAGTTATATACTATAtgaaatattaacattttaatttatcaagatTGCAGCTTGGTTAACtctttaatagatataattaagatagacatcttcttttcattttagctattcaatttcttgaatataacaatagatttttttttgtataagaatttcattaattttctttttgacaacttctaaatattagaatatgaaaatcCCTTCCTCTTTGTCTTTGTATTTTGCTAAACCAACATTCTACAGTCTTATTTAattatcttccatttgatagtgaacaaaacttcaatctttttcaaaaaatgttttttttagggacaaactttcatgaatttctttacaatattaacaaatatctcTAACATTGCTGCACctcttcaaactattgacaaagTTGTAACTCCTAAACCATATATCCATAGATTCATGGTTTACgccgagaagaagaagtgattcTTTGATTCAATCTCGATaccttttttgtcttttggtgatgcatctacttTTTTGGGACATGTTATAAGgctctctaaattttttatgtaaatattgaaactgttttatgatataaaaaaaaataaaaaacatgaatatGTCTCTTTGCTTTTAATGAGGATATGACATGTGGCACTCTCTCCATTACTGATGTGTTACTCAGATGGAGAGAGTTGGtcatatttcataatatagattttaCTTAGTAGTGCTTTGACGGGAAGTTAATCAAAAATTTGATGACAAGATGAAAAATACATCAACTAGCTAGGCTTTTTTGATAgcttatataatttgattttcaaagttAGGTGTTAACATGATTGTAACACATGTCAATTATATCAataagatgttgacacatgtcaactgTATCAATTctaacattacaaaaaaaatttgtaaaagttCTAAATCGAtcataaaaaagaaatcaatataagaagaaaaaaattacatattaacaagaaaacatgaaaaataattttaaatttattaaattattaacctAATTTTGTGggaattaattaatatataaatttcttatttatataataagagaatgTATATTTGTGTATTTTGATTTCCTATTTGTTTTTGAGCTACTTAAGATTGTGAgataaattgttttgtttctcaaaatctattaaatattcaaaaattctataagaaaatgAATGGTTCATAGCTCAAAAACGATTTCTTAATTTCTCAGTTCTATCTAACTTTCTTAGTTCTATGAATATTTATACAGAGTATATAAATTAAGATGAGGGTTAAgcattttaaattaattaaatatcatatatgtattttaatatgtatttttctcttatatttttgattaaagtaTATTATTATGAATTCCTATTTTTTTGAATCATTCTCAGCATTGtacctaaaataataataaaaaaaaacaatttcagcaggttaataataattttgagaaataccattttttgtgtatcccttttcaaaaatgttttattcatctatcaattatcaaaaatatatcttattaaacctaaaaaattatgatgttttataaggtttataaGGTACTTGAGATcaagatatatttatttatttatttttattacaaatcGTAATACAACCTTTTTTGCAAGatatctgttattttttttaatttatccaaTCATATACTTTTTGCGGATTAACTGAGTCTTGAACAAAAGAACCATCTTTATCTTGTTTCTCTAAATAAACTCCATCTTCTCTTGCTCTCCAATCCCATAGACCtccgttttttttataactaataacCTTGAATGCTGTAAAATTCTGATAGTGTTTATAATTTGGTCCTTGTTTCAAAGTACACATAAAACGAGTTGTtgcaaaaaaattaatggtaaaataatatacataaggTTGTCCAATTGGTATTATTTTTGGACCAATAACATCATCTTTGGAATAACATCTCATCCAAAGACTTTTGTTGAATTTAAGTTCGTTCGCAATCCTGACTCCGCCTCCTGATATATGGTTAAGCAAGCAAAGAGttaaaacaaatagaaagactaaaaagtttttcattttttctctagataaatgtttataatttagattttttttttgttaacttggTTTTCGTGTAGCTGGTAATTTATATAGACACATATGTATAACTATCGTTGGAACAAGATTTCTTTCAGTATTAGTTTCTAAGTTttaacatatatgatatatatatcaaatggcATAATATCTTTCATAATTagtttatatttgtaaatatatcttaaaataaacatattagGTATATAGAGCTGTGCCGATTACGATAGCATATTGATTTCAAAGATATTGTTTTGTCCTAAAGTTTTGGTAGCTTATAAAATTAAGTAGTTATTATAGATTAGTCGtatataattaacatttaaTAGAATGTTAAcaatagaaattaaatcaaatcaTCATTAACTGCTAgaacaaactaaacaaaaatattcaaaaaacatCGGATATTATAGGTCCTAGATTTTGGAAACTAATAGAATTAAATATAATCTTCTGAGTGAATATAATAGCATATTCGAATTTATATACTACTATAAttctttcaaactttttaaatatattctttaattagcagaattaataattaatagaaatgaaacaaatctcattatatcaaaaatatattccatTATTTAGTTTGCCTCAATCCCAAAAGCACAATTGGAATCATATTCTTTATATATCCGATCTTAATTTCCAAATGATCTTATTTTAACAGATTTTCTAAACTAATTCCATCACTACCTTCATTAACATTCAATATTTTCCTAATCCTATATccaattataattaaattatgaagTTTTGCTTGCTCACAAAGTTTTTCTTATACTCTATATAGGGATATATGATATTGTATATCTATTTCATTGCCATGAGTAAAGCATCTTCTCAACTCTAAATACGATACAAAGTGTCTTTAGAGAAAAAATGGCTACCACTTTTTTACTTAACTCcgtaaattaatattttacaaaaccttTGCATTCTACTTTCTCTAACATCTCTTTGCTTCTCACTATACTTTctgaaatgaaacaaagaatTCTCGAGTAAGTCACATAAGTCTCTATTTTAAGTTCTATCACTGTCAAATTTTGCACTTGCTTATGTTCTTTCGTTTgttaaaataatcataagacTATTAAATTTGGCTTAACTAAATATTCttccaaaatatatatcctCTATGTTAAACTACTAACTGTTtccttttattaaattttatatgctTATAAAGTATTTGAACAGAAGATTTTTTTAAGTTCTTATCAAATATAATCTTTTCAATTGTTTGAGGATGAAAGGGTTGACAAAAGAATGAATGATTTACTCTTTTTACCGAAATCATAGTTTATCCAGGTTagtaattaatgtattttaaacaagttttaagtaatacaatatattcacatgttttcaaaaaaaatatattatattcaaatataagattaaattatCCTAACCATGTTTAAAAGGTAAATTGTTCTTATTGTACAGAATTGGGCTCATTTGAGCAACGTGCAGCTATACAAAATTGTATTATTATAATGGTCAAATTGTTAAGTTTCTTATACAATCTATGctcttatttatttgtttataattacaaCAAGTTCATTGAAATTTTATTGTTGATGCAACTACATGTTCTTCCCCAAGCAAGAAGCAATGGAGCAAAGGAATTTTGGATGATGATAACTAAGGGGGaatgaacacaaaaaaaaaaaaaactaagtaattagaatttttaaatgtgaaaatattaTCTTGAAGAAAATTAGACTTAActatactatttatatatttttattgagcCAAATACTATGTATTTTCTtacttaaagaaaataatacttacATGTGTCACACAAGTTCTTTTTAGTAGGTATtatggtttttgtaaattattttttgataattttcatactcatatatatatatctgtaaatATTTACTCGCGCTACAGCTCATCCTAGTTAATTTGTAAAACAATATCAGTGACTTATTGAAACAActcatccattttttttttctttttaacatgaTAATTAACTAGTCTTTCTATATGATATGGTTTGTAATAACTTTATTTACTGCCATGATTTATTAAACCAATTGTGATGTACATCTTACTCTACCTCCTCCAGGTCCTCTACCATTttacacaaagaaaacaatagtttaaaaaaaaaaaaactttatttgttaaaaaagcaaaatagaATTAAAAGACCCGTCAATACTGATGTACATAAgttttataattcttttgttttgtctagaGAAGAAGTTGGCAATCTGCTTAATCCGATATtatgtgaaaattataaaatgtaaagGACCCTAACAAGTAACACCTAAcactttttgttgaaaatataaaaactatgctaatttttctttctcagatgAATTTTAAAAGGAACTATTTGTGCTATTTCTTTTTGGCCGACATGctaatatatagttatatactacTAAGTTTCTTCTTCAGAGACTGAAATTCTTTTCTTGTCTTATAGTATAGGACGGGGGAGAAAGAAAACTCCATTGAAGTGTAATTTTCCGATTGGGTGATTAGTATAATAAATACCGAAAGAAAGAAGGGAGAGACCCATCATCTATTAATGACTTACACAGCTTCATCAACGGCGTAATCACATGCCTTCACATGTACACCTGCCCGCACCTGATCTGCGTCCTTTTTGCCTCCTCGGTTTGCTGACTCCTTCGGTCCTCCTCACTAAAATCACATTTCACATACCAAGTTACCAACagacctaaaaataaaataaaatgattaaacaatgattaaaaacaaaaacaatgattttatttttctattaattgaaaaaaaaggaaatacatAAAAGCAAAATCCCCCGATGGTGCATGAGGGGAAAGCTCTGAATCTCTCCATCTCTCTAAACTGAAGCGAAGAATAGAAGAATAAAGCAAATCCCAGAAagagttgttttgttgttgttcatcgTTTTGGTCGGTCTTTTGCTTGTTGATCAAGCAGCAAcgttgttgcttcttcttcttcctggaGAACGAACGAACGATCCAGGGTTTCCATGAGATTGGTATAGTTAAAGAGTTTATTCGAATTGCTGTATCTCTCCGCTTGATTATTCATGAAGCAAATTCGTCCATGGCAGAGGATTCTCTTCCTCTCATTGCTATCCATATCTGTCTTCGCTCCTCTTATTCTCGTCTCCAATCGTCTTAAGAGCATCACTCCCGTTGGTCAGCCCTTCCTCTCCCCCCTCGATCCTTCTTATTTTTTCCATTGTACCTGTACGATCGATCGTCTgggattgcttttttttttttttttttatgccttTTGATCTTTGATTGAATCTCATAAAAATTCACCATCGCCtttacttttttgtaaaattttgttttgattttggattatTTTCTGGCAGGTCGTAGAGAATTTATTGAAGATTTATCCAGAATTGTAAGTCTGGTGTTTCCTCGTCTTCAATCTCTAGATTTCGCTGTTTTTCTTATCATTCGTAGATGTTTAAGATTGAAATTTCCTTAAATCCGATTAAAGAGCCTACTCTTTAGTTGTGCCAAGTTTTCAGATCTTATGattcttgttttatttgaatgcttttatatagtttagttCTCCAGCAATACACTGTAGCTGACATGTATACACCATTATTCTGCAGAGATTCAGGACAGATGACCTTAGACTTAGCGCTATTGGACAGGTACGACGTTAGAAGTTACCGGAGTCATCTCCTTCAAAACCTTTTGACCATTCTTTTTGTTACCGGAGATATCTTCAAATCGGGGTTGAAATGGTTGTTTGACTTTGTGATTTAGGAGGATGGAGAAGGCTTCAAGGGGCCAAGACTCATTCTCTTCAAGGATGGCGAACTTAATTCTCTAGTAAAGGATAATTCGTCTGATGAAAGTGATGCTGGTGGGTTCATATCTTCAAATCTTGCTTTTATTTTTGCTCTCAACTCCTCAGATTTCTCATCTGTAGTAATCATCATGGGTTGCAGGTAATAATAATCACAAACACAGGGAAGAACAAGTAATAGTTGCACAGAAGGTGACAGTTGGCTCTGATGAAAaggtgtgtgtatatataaattcaaccgATTTGAAGATAACATGTACTTGACGATTGCTCAGGGTATATTGAATCCTTGTATCAGATTACAAGACATTGTGGTCCatgttgattgtttgatataagGAATAAATAAGCCAAGTTTTGCTttctatcaaattttttaagattacattttttttgtttgtttgttttgtgtcaGGATCAACTTCTACCAACAGTCAATCAACTTGCTAATAAAACGGATTTCAATCCCCCTTTTTCTAAGGGTGAGAAGAACACAAGGGTTCAGCCCGATAGAGCAACAGATGTGAAGACAAAGGAGATCAGAGACAAAATTATACAAGCTAAAGCCTATGTGAATTTCGCTCCACCTGGTAGTAACGCTCAACTTGTGAAGGAGTTGAGAGCTCGGATGAAAGAGCTGGAACGGTCAGTTGGTGATGCGATAAAGGACAAAGATTTATCAAAGGGGTAAGCCACAACTCCTTGCTTCAAAGGGAGAGGATACCATGATTGTATTCAGAAACTTGTTACAACTACAACCTTTTACTGACAAAAAAACTCGGTTGTTTAAAATGACTCTTATAGTAACCTCTGGCATGATTGTTTCTTTCAGCGCTCTTCGCAGGGTGAAGCCAATGGAAAATGCGTTATACAAGGCTAGTCGTGTCTTTAACAATTGCCCTGCCATTGCTACCAAACTCCGTGCCATGAATTATAACTCAGAAGAACAAGTTCAGGCGCAGAAAAATCAAGCAGCATATCTAATGCAGCTTGCTGCAAGGACCACCCCAAAAGGGCTTCACTGCCTCTCAATGCGACTGACATCAGAATACTTTTCACTGGAACCTGAAAAAAGGCAGATGCCTAACCAGCAAAAATTTTACGACCGTAGTTTCAATCATTATGTTGTCTTCTCTGACAATATTTTGGCTTCTTCAGTCGTTGTTAACTCTACGATATCTTCTTCAAAGGTACCTTGCATCTCTTATATAAATTTCTGCTTGGTATTTATTATATGCTATGTTTCAAGTGTCTTCACTATATCGTCGCATTTACTTGAGCTTCAGCCACTTTTTGATCTGGCTTCTGATTGCTGTTTGCAGGAGCCGGAAAGAATAGTCTTCCATGTTGTGACTGATTCTCTTAATTACCCATCAATCTCAATGTGGTTTCTGCTAAACATTCAAAGTAGAGCTACTATCCAAATCCTAAACATTGATGATATGGATGTCCTGCCTTCAGATTATGATCAATTGCTAATGAAGCAAAACTCTAATGACCCAAGATTCATTTCTACCCTAAATCACGCACGATTCTATCTTCCGGATATATTCCCGGGTTTAAACAAGATGGTACTCTTTGACCATGATGTAGTAGTTCAAAGAGATTTAAGTAGACTGTGGAGCATCGATATGAAAGGAAAGGTGATTGGAGCTGTAGAGACTTGTCTTCCAGGTGAATCTTCATTTCGATCAATGAGCAGATTTATTAATTTCTCAGACACATGGGTTGCTGGGAAATTTAGTGCTAGAGCTTGCACGTGGGCATTCGGGATGAATCTAGTTGATCTTGAagaatggagaagaaggaagctgaCTTCTACATACATAAGATACTTCAACCTGGTACGctatacacacacacactctaCTGCACTTGCTCTCCTCATTTAACTAACACTAGCCATATTCCAAGTTTTCGAATGGGTTCTTAGATTTGTTTAGACGCCAGTATTATG from Camelina sativa cultivar DH55 chromosome 3, Cs, whole genome shotgun sequence includes:
- the LOC104764754 gene encoding probable galacturonosyltransferase 6; the encoded protein is MKQIRPWQRILFLSLLSISVFAPLILVSNRLKSITPVGRREFIEDLSRIRFRTDDLRLSAIGQEDGEGFKGPRLILFKDGELNSLVKDNSSDESDAGNNNHKHREEQVIVAQKVTVGSDEKDQLLPTVNQLANKTDFNPPFSKGEKNTRVQPDRATDVKTKEIRDKIIQAKAYVNFAPPGSNAQLVKELRARMKELERSVGDAIKDKDLSKGALRRVKPMENALYKASRVFNNCPAIATKLRAMNYNSEEQVQAQKNQAAYLMQLAARTTPKGLHCLSMRLTSEYFSLEPEKRQMPNQQKFYDRSFNHYVVFSDNILASSVVVNSTISSSKEPERIVFHVVTDSLNYPSISMWFLLNIQSRATIQILNIDDMDVLPSDYDQLLMKQNSNDPRFISTLNHARFYLPDIFPGLNKMVLFDHDVVVQRDLSRLWSIDMKGKVIGAVETCLPGESSFRSMSRFINFSDTWVAGKFSARACTWAFGMNLVDLEEWRRRKLTSTYIRYFNLGTKRPLWKAGSLPIGWLTFYRQTLALDKRWHVMGLGRESGVREVDIEQAAVIHYDGIMKPWLDIGKEKYKHYWNIHVPYHHTYLQQCNLHA
- the LOC104778591 gene encoding pumilio homolog 15-like; translated protein: MKNFLVFLFVLTLCLLNHISGGGVRIANELKFNKSLWMRCYSKDDVIGPKIIPIGQPYVYYFTINFFATTRFMCTLKQGPNYKHYQNFTAFKVISYKKNGGLWDWRAREDGVYLEKQDKDGSFVQDSVNPQKVYDWIN